The Strix uralensis isolate ZFMK-TIS-50842 chromosome 13, bStrUra1, whole genome shotgun sequence genome window below encodes:
- the LOC141949093 gene encoding 40-kDa huntingtin-associated protein-like, which translates to MLAAAGGSGPGGAGGSGPGLGGDGDFLSRYRLVSAKLRRRFLRKPNVAEAAEQFAALARELRAQESLPYAAWCQLAVARCAQSLFHGPAEAAALAEAARLFLRQERDLRQRLGLRGGFGEHVAAAQSCGAFAARLHLERGQPALAAGLCLELAAALRDTGRPARAAAALQRAAELLAAARLPLEALRCLAERASCLLLGRDYAGALAALTRAQALAGAGLGGGGGAAPGGAFLDVLARCEVSRVLLLLLLQPPPAKLLPEHARTLEQYCWEAAEGGAGPGPGGGGGAGGGLPPAASYLPAELFLLLQSAVLACQEKDAEALKALQAELWPLLSAEQNHLLHLVLQEMLSPAGQGL; encoded by the coding sequence atgctggcggcggcgggcggctccgggcccggcggggcgggcggctccgggccGGGCCTCGGCGGGGACGGGGACTTCCTGTCGCGGTACCGGCTGGTGTCGGCCAAGCTGCGGCGGCGGTTCCTGCGGAAGCCGAACGTGGCGGAGGCGGCGGAGCAGTTCGCGGCGCTGGCGCGGGAGCTGCGCGCCCAGGAGAGCCTGCCCTACGCGGCCTGGTGCCAGCTGGCCGTGGCGCGCTGCGCCCAGAGCCTGTTCCACGGGCCCGCCGAGGCGGCCGCCCTGGCCGAGGCGGCGCGGCTCTTCCTGCGCCAGGAGCGGGACCTGCGGCAGCGCCTGGGGCTGCGCGGCGGCTTCGGCGAGCACGTGGCGGCGGCGCAGAGCTGCGGCGCCTTCGCCGCCCGCCTGCACCTGGAGCGGGGGCAGCCGGCGCTGGCGGCCGGGCTGTGCCTGGAGCTGGCGGCGGCGCTGCGCGACACGGGccggcccgcccgcgccgccgcggcCCTGCAGCGGGCGGCCGAGCTGCTGGCGGCGGCGCGGCTGCCCCTGGAGGCGCTGCGCTGCCTGGCCGAGCGcgcctcctgcctgctgctgggccGCGACTACGCCGGCGCGCTGGCGGCGCTGACGCGGGCGCAGGCGctggccggggccgggctgggcggcggcggcggggccgcgcccggCGGCGCCTTCCTGGACGTGCTGGCGCGCTGCGAGGTGTcgcgggtgctgctgctgctgctgctgcagccgccGCCCGCCAAGCTGCTGCCCGAGCACGCGCGGACGCTGGAGCAGTACTGCTGGGAGGCGGCGgagggcggcgcggggccggggcccgggggcggcggcggggcgggcggcgggctgCCGCCGGCGGCGAGCTACCTGCCGGCCgagctcttcctgctgctgcagtcGGCCGTGCTGGCGTGCCAGGAGAAGGACGCGGAGGCGCTGAAGGCGCTGCAGGCCGAGCTCTGGCCGCTGCTGAGCGCCGAGCAGAACCACCTGCTGCACCTGGTGCTGCAGGAGATGCTCAGCCCCGCCGGGCAGGGCCTCTGA
- the TRMT2B gene encoding tRNA (uracil-5-)-methyltransferase homolog B, whose amino-acid sequence MALSCALRLPRRHLHPSGALLSSLPRRDFSLPTEKKTAAKWKEKKKAREGCSLPGSSWEERLANVVTPLWRLPYQEQLQVKYENQRKILQTLTSHLEELGIDVQKPGGLCCPLRPVVPSPVVNGYRNKSTFSVNQGPDGNPKTVGLYVGTGRARNIVCVKADHMENIPPKHKQVAQCYEEFIRRSPLDPCILFHEGGHWRELVVRTTSHGHTMAIITFHPQELGQEALATQKALLKEFFTCGPGAVCALTSLYFQESTMTRCSHEQSPFQLLHGEPHIFEEVLGLKFRISPDAFFQVNTGGAEVLYQAVRELSQAGGDTILLDICCGTGTIGLSLAHQVSKIIGIEVVEKATEDASWNAAFNGISNCEFHTGKAEAVLPQLLSSWEDPRPLVAVVNPSRAGLHYRVVRAIRNCKSIRRLLYISCKPEGEAMRNFLELCCPPDPGKKLAGEPFVPTLAVPFDMFPHTVHCELVLLFIR is encoded by the exons ATGGCTCTGTCCTGCGCATTGAGGCTACCGCGCCGGCACCTTCACCCTTCAGGCGCGCTCCTGAGCAGCCTGCCCAGGCGGGACTTTAGCCTGCCGACAGAGAAGAAGACAGCAGCAaagtggaaagagaagaaaaaggccAGGGAGGGCTGCAGCCTGCCAGGTTCCTCCTGGGAGGAGAG GTTAGCTAACGTGGTGACTCCACTGTGGAGACTTCCCTATCAAGAGCAGCTGCAG GTGAAGTATGAAAACCAGAGGAAGATTTTGCAGACGCTGACATCTCATCTTGAGGAGCTGGGCATAGATGTGCAGAAACCTGGTGGCCTCTGCTGTCCTCTCCGGCCTGTAGTCCCTTCG CCCGTCGTCAATGGCTACCGAAACAAATCTACTTTCTCTGTGAACCAAGGACCGGATGGAAACCCCAAAACTGTGGGGTTGTATGTGGGCACCGGCAGAG CAAGAAACATTGTCTGTGTGAAAGCTGACCACATGGAGAACATacccccaaaacacaaacaagtAGCCCAG TGCTATGAGGAGTTCATCCGTCGCTCCCCCCTGGACCCCTGCATCCTCTTCCACGAAGGCGGACACTGGCGGGAGCTCGTGGTGCGCACCACCAGCCATGGCCACACCATGGCTATCATCACCTTCCACCCCCAAGAGCTGGGCCAA GAGGCACTGGCTACTCAGAAAGCATTGCTTAAGGAGTTCTTCACATGCGGacctggagcagtctgtgccttgACTTCACTTTATTTCCAAGAGAG CACCATGACACGCTGCTCCCACGAGCAGTCCCCCTTCCAGCTCCTTCACGGGGAACCACACATCTTTGAAGAAGTGCTCGGCCTGAAGTTCCGCATCTCTCCAGATGCCTTTTTCCAAGTAAACACAGGTGGAGCAGAAGTTCTGTACCAGGCAGTCAGGGAGCTGAGTCAGGCTGGTGGGGACACCATCCTCCTCGACATCTGCTGTGGAACGG GCACAATTGGACTCTCTCTGGCTCACCAAGTGTCCAAGATTATTGGTATTGAGGTGGTGGAGAAGGCAACAGAGGATGCCAGCTGGAATGCAGCATTCAATG GAATTTCAAACTGTGAGTTTCACACTGGAAAGGCAGAGGCCGTGCTACCACAGCTCCTGTCGTCGTGGGAGGATCCCCGACCCCTCGTTGCTGTGGTGAACCCATCGCGGGCTGGGCTCC ATTACAGGGTTGTGCGAGCCATCCGAAACTGCAAGTCCATCCGAAGGCTGCTCTACATCTCCTGCAAGCCAGAGGGTGAAGCCATGAGGAACTTTCTTGA GCTGTGCTGCCCACCTGACCCAGGGAAGAAGCTGGCAGGAGAGCCATTTGTCCCCACGTTGGCTGTACCTTTTGACATGTTTCCTCATACTGTTCATTGTGAGCTGGTGCTTCTGTTCATCCGCTGA